From Streptomyces cyaneogriseus subsp. noncyanogenus, the proteins below share one genomic window:
- a CDS encoding glycosyltransferase family 2 protein has translation MNPRTGPETAPGTPPAAPDVTVTVIVYNDAGRLPRAVASVRRQTHPNIEIVISDDHSTDDTPRVARELAARDPRVRYLRLPENSGGCSAPRNRALEIARAPYVMFLDSDDELPERAVEVLLAAHRAREIDFAMGAVRRVRVDTGRHSTWMPHLVAEHRTLEGIEADPRLFFEHLSTGKMYARAFLDRHGLRFPEGIHYEDQLFSAQAYCLAKAFTIVPEPVYRWYVAPYATAGAASISNQRHKPANVRDRIHVQRLIDAFLAESGHESLREDKDYKFLKHDFRMYAGDLPLRDEEWLASFADTVGPYLDTLSEGAYARLPRDERIVVELVRDRRLADAREAARGLGHDVAPPRVTTGPDGRTYWGDRVPDSERARRELDVTELELETRPFVVARFRHEITELARGPGASVDLTIRTHDPGLRLPVGPQRATLLLTPGRHRLAVAFRLSPVRPGVFEGRVHLDLAAARLPLRGFTGVRHPVLRLRHQGRTHTGVLLAPPAFPPFTTRVARRSGAAPHRVTVEPEGHAPGRLQVRWQPAGAAARMLRPVLRRLARPGVRRAALLVRAVLR, from the coding sequence GTGAACCCGCGGACCGGCCCGGAGACCGCCCCGGGCACCCCGCCGGCGGCCCCGGACGTCACCGTGACGGTGATCGTCTACAACGACGCCGGGCGGCTGCCCCGCGCCGTGGCGTCCGTCCGGCGCCAGACCCACCCCAACATCGAGATCGTCATCAGCGACGACCACTCCACGGACGACACGCCCCGGGTGGCGCGGGAGCTGGCCGCCCGCGACCCCCGTGTCCGGTATCTGCGCCTGCCGGAGAACAGCGGCGGGTGCAGCGCCCCCCGCAACCGGGCCCTGGAGATCGCGCGGGCGCCGTACGTGATGTTCCTCGACAGCGACGACGAGCTGCCCGAGCGGGCGGTGGAGGTGCTGCTCGCCGCCCATCGCGCACGCGAGATCGACTTCGCGATGGGCGCGGTGCGGCGGGTCCGGGTGGACACCGGACGCCACTCGACGTGGATGCCGCATCTGGTGGCCGAGCACCGCACCCTGGAGGGCATCGAGGCCGACCCGCGGCTGTTCTTCGAACACCTGTCGACCGGCAAGATGTACGCCCGCGCCTTCCTCGACCGGCACGGTCTGCGCTTCCCCGAGGGCATCCACTACGAGGACCAGCTCTTCTCGGCGCAGGCGTACTGCCTGGCGAAGGCGTTCACCATCGTCCCCGAGCCGGTCTACCGCTGGTACGTGGCGCCATACGCGACGGCGGGCGCGGCCTCCATCTCCAACCAGCGGCACAAGCCGGCCAACGTGCGCGACCGGATCCACGTGCAGCGGCTCATCGACGCCTTCCTCGCCGAGAGCGGGCACGAGTCGCTGCGCGAGGACAAGGACTACAAGTTCCTCAAGCACGACTTCCGGATGTACGCCGGCGATCTGCCGCTGCGCGACGAGGAGTGGCTGGCCTCCTTCGCGGACACGGTCGGCCCCTACCTGGACACGCTGTCCGAGGGGGCGTACGCCCGGCTGCCGCGCGACGAGCGGATCGTGGTGGAGCTGGTCCGCGACCGCCGCCTGGCCGACGCGCGGGAGGCCGCCCGCGGCCTGGGCCACGATGTCGCCCCGCCGCGGGTGACGACGGGCCCGGACGGCCGCACGTACTGGGGCGACCGTGTGCCGGACTCCGAGCGGGCCCGCCGCGAGCTGGACGTCACCGAGCTGGAGCTGGAGACCCGGCCCTTCGTCGTCGCCCGGTTCCGGCACGAGATCACGGAACTGGCCCGGGGCCCCGGCGCCTCGGTCGACCTGACGATCCGGACCCACGACCCCGGGCTGCGCCTTCCGGTCGGCCCGCAGCGCGCGACCCTGCTGCTGACGCCCGGCCGGCACCGGCTGGCGGTCGCTTTCCGGCTCTCCCCGGTCCGCCCCGGCGTCTTCGAGGGCCGGGTCCACCTGGACCTGGCGGCGGCCCGGCTCCCCCTGCGCGGCTTCACCGGCGTACGCCACCCGGTGCTCCGCCTGCGCCACCAGGGCCGCACCCACACCGGCGTCCTCCTGGCCCCGCCCGCCTTCCCGCCGTTCACCACCCGCGTGGCCCGGCGCTCCGGTGCCGCGCCGCACCGGGTCACCGTCGAACCGGAGGGCCACGCCCCGGGCCGTCTCCAGGTGCGGTGGCAGCCGGCCGGGGCGGCGGCGCGGATGCTGCGGCCGGTGCTGCGGCGCCTGGCCCGGCCGGGGGTGAGGCGGGCGGCGCTGCTGGTGCGCGCCGTGCTGCGGTGA
- a CDS encoding CDP-glycerol glycerophosphotransferase family protein, with translation MPETRETAPDPGPVLSVVVHGPNVQDHLTGLVESLAARPLPETEVIVAAVGDWARETAERHGPAFRVIPLPDGTGDAAARAAGAARARGRWLHFVHAKDGLPAGAPRLVAERAAELPGTVDVLLLDHVHSTWRASALPSRDGPLLARASGAGLALDDQPRLLRLAPLLGTRVLRAGFWRRHRELFATDDEPFAAYAALLLAGRVACLPHPAYEDRRLRPESLPPVTPEQRHALVDRYERLLGLTRDRPAAHAVLYDVMVRDCLRVFVRAGMPPATAREFFRRASLAALRRRPEDYRRPAGLEGIRRALLEEDAYTGYRALQAANRARRAVRTAVRSGRRQAGARLRDVEYRRALGRPVDPRLAVFSAYWDRGVACNPAAIAAKLAELAPHIHPVWVVSAGNAALLPPGTDHVVPGTGRYREVLARAAYLVNNVNFPNGVVKRPDAVHVQTHHGTPLKRMGLDQMPYPAAARGLDFRALLERVDKWDYSVSANSHTTRMWQRAYPSRYVSLDHGYPRNDVYYTAGAGEVRAVRERLGIPPGHRAVLYAPTHRDYEAGWTPRLDLAALADRLGEETILLVRAHYFYDGAVSPLTGLRRTGRIVDVSAYDPVEELCLAADVLVTDYSSIMFDYANLDRPIVIHADDWETYRTTRGVYFDLMAGAPGPVARTQEELTEILATEAWRDGAAAAARAAFRRRFCEYDDGRAAERVVRRVFLGQDEATLPPVLPLERRTPAPRPEEVV, from the coding sequence ATGCCCGAGACCCGCGAGACCGCCCCCGACCCCGGCCCCGTCCTCAGCGTCGTCGTCCACGGCCCGAACGTCCAGGACCATCTGACCGGACTGGTCGAGTCGCTGGCAGCCCGCCCCCTGCCGGAGACCGAGGTGATCGTGGCGGCGGTCGGCGACTGGGCCCGGGAGACGGCCGAGCGGCACGGCCCGGCCTTCCGGGTGATCCCCCTGCCGGACGGGACCGGGGACGCCGCGGCCCGCGCGGCGGGGGCGGCGCGGGCGAGGGGCCGCTGGCTGCACTTCGTGCACGCCAAGGACGGGCTGCCCGCCGGCGCCCCGCGCCTGGTCGCCGAGCGGGCCGCCGAGCTCCCCGGCACCGTCGACGTCCTGCTGCTCGACCACGTCCACAGCACCTGGCGGGCCTCCGCCCTGCCCTCCCGGGACGGCCCCCTGCTGGCCCGCGCGAGCGGCGCCGGCCTCGCCCTCGACGACCAGCCCCGGCTGCTGCGCCTCGCCCCGCTCCTCGGCACCCGCGTGCTGCGCGCCGGCTTCTGGCGGCGGCACCGGGAGCTGTTCGCCACGGACGACGAGCCGTTCGCGGCGTACGCGGCGCTCCTCCTGGCCGGCCGGGTGGCTTGCCTGCCCCACCCCGCCTACGAGGACCGCCGGCTGCGCCCCGAGAGCCTGCCGCCGGTCACCCCCGAGCAGCGCCACGCGCTCGTCGACCGCTACGAGCGCCTCCTCGGCCTCACCCGCGACCGCCCGGCCGCCCACGCCGTCCTCTACGACGTCATGGTCCGCGACTGCCTGCGCGTCTTCGTCCGCGCCGGGATGCCCCCCGCGACGGCACGGGAGTTCTTCCGGCGGGCGTCCCTGGCGGCGCTGCGCCGCCGCCCCGAGGACTACCGGCGCCCGGCCGGCCTCGAAGGGATCCGCCGGGCGCTGCTGGAGGAGGACGCCTACACCGGGTACCGGGCGCTCCAGGCCGCCAACCGCGCCCGCCGCGCGGTGCGGACGGCCGTGCGCAGCGGGAGGCGGCAGGCCGGGGCCCGCCTGCGCGACGTGGAGTACCGCAGAGCGCTCGGCCGTCCGGTCGACCCCCGTCTGGCGGTGTTCTCCGCCTACTGGGACCGGGGCGTGGCCTGCAACCCGGCCGCGATCGCCGCCAAGCTGGCCGAACTCGCCCCGCACATCCACCCGGTGTGGGTGGTGAGCGCCGGCAACGCGGCACTGCTGCCGCCCGGCACCGACCACGTCGTGCCCGGCACCGGCCGGTACCGGGAGGTGCTGGCGCGGGCCGCGTACCTCGTCAACAACGTCAACTTCCCCAACGGGGTGGTCAAGCGGCCGGACGCGGTCCACGTCCAGACCCACCACGGGACGCCGCTGAAGCGGATGGGCCTGGACCAGATGCCGTACCCGGCGGCCGCCCGCGGCCTGGACTTCCGCGCCCTGCTGGAACGGGTCGACAAGTGGGACTACAGCGTCTCCGCCAACAGCCACACCACCCGCATGTGGCAGCGGGCGTACCCCTCCCGGTACGTCTCCCTCGACCACGGCTATCCGCGCAACGACGTGTACTACACGGCGGGCGCCGGCGAGGTCCGCGCGGTCCGCGAGCGCCTCGGCATCCCGCCGGGCCACCGGGCCGTGCTGTACGCGCCGACCCACCGCGACTACGAGGCCGGCTGGACCCCGCGCCTGGATCTCGCCGCGCTGGCCGACCGCCTCGGCGAAGAAACGATTCTCCTGGTGCGCGCCCACTACTTCTACGACGGTGCCGTCTCCCCGCTCACGGGTCTGCGCCGCACGGGCCGGATCGTGGACGTCTCCGCCTACGACCCGGTCGAGGAGCTCTGCCTGGCCGCCGACGTCCTGGTCACCGACTACTCGTCGATCATGTTCGACTACGCCAACCTCGACCGCCCGATCGTGATCCACGCCGACGACTGGGAGACGTACCGCACCACCCGCGGCGTCTACTTCGACCTCATGGCCGGCGCTCCCGGCCCGGTGGCCCGCACCCAGGAGGAGCTGACCGAGATCCTCGCCACCGAGGCGTGGCGCGACGGGGCCGCCGCGGCGGCGCGGGCCGCCTTCCGCCGCCGCTTCTGCGAGTACGACGACGGGCGCGCCGCCGAACGCGTCGTGCGCCGGGTCTTCCTCGGCCAGGACGAGGCGACGCTCCCGCCGGTGCTCCCGCTGGAACGGCGCACCCCGGCACCGCGCCCCGAGGAGGTCGTGTGA
- a CDS encoding HAD family hydrolase has product MGTNTAAHIVWDWNGTLFHDNDAVIGATNAAFAELGLEPITLEQYRAMYCVPVPKFYERLLGRLPSEAEWEVMDETFHRHYAEHRVRCGLAEGAAELLTGWRSAGRSQSILSMYGHEELVPLVRGFGIEAHFIRIDGRTGPSGGSKAEHMVRHLDSLAGETGVDPARTVVIGDAADDALAALHVGARAVLYTGGSHSRASLESAGVPVVDTLHEAVAEAERLAA; this is encoded by the coding sequence ATGGGGACGAACACCGCCGCGCACATCGTCTGGGACTGGAACGGGACGCTGTTCCACGACAACGACGCCGTCATCGGGGCGACGAACGCGGCCTTCGCCGAGCTGGGCCTGGAGCCGATCACGCTGGAGCAGTACCGGGCGATGTACTGCGTGCCGGTGCCGAAGTTCTACGAGCGGCTGCTGGGGCGGCTGCCGAGCGAGGCCGAGTGGGAGGTCATGGACGAGACCTTCCACCGCCACTACGCCGAGCACCGGGTGCGCTGCGGGCTGGCCGAGGGTGCGGCGGAGCTGCTCACGGGCTGGCGGTCGGCGGGGCGCAGCCAGTCGATCCTCAGCATGTACGGGCACGAGGAGCTGGTCCCGCTGGTGCGCGGATTCGGCATCGAGGCCCACTTCATACGCATCGACGGGCGGACCGGCCCCTCGGGCGGCAGCAAGGCCGAGCACATGGTGCGCCACCTGGACTCGCTGGCCGGTGAGACCGGTGTGGACCCGGCGCGGACGGTGGTGATCGGGGACGCCGCCGACGACGCGCTGGCCGCGCTGCACGTCGGGGCGCGGGCCGTGCTGTACACGGGCGGTTCGCACAGCCGGGCCAGCCTGGAGTCGGCGGGGGTGCCGGTGGTGGACACGCTGCACGAGGCGGTCGCGGAGGCGGAGCGGCTGGCCGCGTGA
- a CDS encoding ABC transporter ATP-binding protein — protein MAEHTQRIPHEAARETADRVPTVIADGVDIVYRVNGAAQGRGTATAALNRILRRERAGKAAGVRRVHAVRDVSFVAYRGEAIGLIGTNGSGKSTLLKAVAGLLPVENGRIYTDGQPSLLGVNAALMNDLTGERNVHLGGLAMGMSREQIRERYQDIVDFSGINDKGDFITLPMRTYSSGMAARLRFSIAAAKDHDVLLVDEALATGDRSFQKRSEERIRELRERAGTVFLVSHSNKSIRDTCDRVLWLERGELRMDGPTAEVLKEYEAFTGGPDRAARPKS, from the coding sequence GTGGCTGAGCACACCCAGCGGATCCCGCACGAGGCCGCGCGCGAGACCGCCGACCGGGTCCCCACCGTCATCGCGGACGGCGTCGACATCGTCTACCGCGTCAACGGCGCCGCTCAGGGCCGCGGTACGGCGACCGCCGCCCTGAACCGCATCCTGCGCCGCGAGCGGGCCGGGAAGGCCGCGGGCGTCCGCCGGGTGCACGCGGTGCGCGACGTGTCCTTCGTCGCGTACCGGGGCGAGGCGATCGGGCTGATCGGCACCAACGGCTCCGGCAAGTCGACGCTGCTGAAGGCGGTCGCGGGCCTGCTGCCGGTGGAGAACGGGCGCATCTACACCGACGGCCAGCCCTCCCTGCTCGGCGTGAACGCGGCCCTGATGAACGACCTGACCGGCGAGCGCAACGTCCACCTCGGCGGGCTGGCGATGGGCATGTCCCGTGAGCAGATCAGGGAGCGTTACCAGGACATCGTCGACTTCTCCGGGATCAACGACAAGGGCGACTTCATCACCCTGCCGATGCGGACGTACTCCTCCGGCATGGCCGCCCGGCTCCGGTTCTCCATCGCCGCCGCCAAGGACCACGACGTCCTGCTCGTCGACGAGGCGCTGGCCACCGGCGACCGCTCCTTCCAGAAGCGCTCCGAGGAACGCATCCGGGAGCTGCGCGAGCGGGCGGGCACGGTGTTCCTGGTCAGCCACAGCAACAAGTCGATCCGCGACACCTGCGACCGGGTGCTGTGGCTGGAGCGCGGCGAGCTGCGCATGGACGGGCCGACCGCGGAGGTGCTCAAGGAGTACGAGGCGTTCACGGGCGGCCCGGACCGCGCCGCCCGGCCCAAGTCCTGA
- a CDS encoding DUF6912 family protein: MRVYVPLTLPGLAEAYQKGELGAAPLVAYAVTPALREWYLSDDIEELEYAALGRAALASLRLLAADPGAARRRVVVAVDVPDGAASADPGRGPDPAVLGEVRVTGAVPLAKAASVHVDAADAEADVAAAAEALNAADAGDDDAQFVVDGAEDHELLWYATQEIPNLVGDAG; this comes from the coding sequence ATGCGCGTCTACGTCCCCCTGACCCTCCCCGGTCTCGCCGAGGCGTACCAGAAGGGTGAGCTGGGGGCCGCGCCGCTCGTGGCCTACGCCGTCACGCCCGCCCTGCGCGAGTGGTACCTCTCCGACGACATCGAGGAGCTGGAGTACGCGGCGCTCGGCCGCGCCGCGCTCGCTTCGCTGCGGCTGCTGGCCGCCGATCCCGGGGCGGCGCGGCGCCGTGTCGTGGTCGCCGTCGACGTGCCCGACGGCGCGGCGAGCGCCGACCCCGGCCGCGGACCCGACCCGGCCGTGCTCGGCGAGGTGCGGGTCACCGGCGCCGTACCCCTGGCGAAGGCCGCCTCGGTGCACGTCGACGCCGCCGACGCGGAGGCCGACGTGGCCGCCGCCGCCGAGGCGCTGAACGCCGCGGACGCCGGGGACGACGACGCCCAGTTCGTGGTGGACGGCGCCGAGGACCACGAACTGCTGTGGTACGCGACGCAGGAGATCCCGAACCTGGTGGGCGACGCCGGCTGA
- a CDS encoding NAD-glutamate dehydrogenase, translating into MQTKLDEAKAELLERAARVAENSPVGGHLPTGTTSEGTPDTPDRESVLAFLQRYYRHTAPEDLADRDPVDVFGAAFSHYRLAENRPQGTASVRVHTPTVEENGWTCSHTVVEAVTDDMPFLVDSVTNELTRQGRGIHVVVHPQFVVRRDVTGQLIEVLTTPPSGDLPHDAHIESWIHVEIDRETDRADLKQITADLLRVLSDVREAVEDWGKMRDAAMRLADSLSEEPLPGDLPQPEVEEARELLHWLAEDHFTFLGYREYELRGDDSLAAVPGTGLGILRADPHHAGEDSHPVSPSFQRLPADARAKAREHRLLVLTKANSRATVHRPSYLDYVGVKKFDEKGNVVGERRFLGLFSSAAYTESVRRVPVIRRKVQEVLDRAGFSPNSHDGRDLLQILETYPRDELFQTPAAELQAIVTSVLYLQERRRLRLYLRQDEYGRYYSALVYLPRDRYTTGVRLRIIDILKEELGGISVDFTAWNTESILSRLHFVVRVPQGTELPELSDADKERIEARLVEAARSWADGFAEALNAEFGEERSAELMRRYGSAFPEGYKADHSPRAAVADLAHLEQLDDERTFALSLYEPVGAGPEERRFKIYQKGGSVSLSAVLPVLSRLGVEVTDERPYELRCGDRRTAWIYDFGLRMPKEAAAAGDYLGDDARERFQDAFAATWTGKAENDGFNALVLSAGLTWRQAMVLRAYAKYLRQAGSTFSQDYMEDTLRNNVHTTRLLVSLFEARMSPERQRAGREIVDALLEELDAALDQVASLDEDRILRSFLSVIKATLRTNFFQEAAPGRPHDYVSMKFDPQAIPDLPAPRPAFEIWVYSPRVEGVHLRFGKVARGGLRWSDRREDFRTEILGLVKAQMVKNTVIVPVGAKGGFVAKQLPDPSVDRDAWMAEGIASYKTFISALLDITDNMVAGEVVPPKDVVRHDEDDTYLVVAADKGTATFSDIANEVAGTYDFWLGDAFASGGSAGYDHKGMGITARGAWESVKRHFRELGVDTQSQDFTVVGIGDMSGDVFGNGMLLSEHIRLVAAFDHRHIFIDPTPDAAVSYAERRRLFELPRSSWEDYDTALLSPGGGVFPRTAKAIPVNAHIREALGIEEKVSKMTPADLMKAILKAPVDLLWNGGIGTYVKASTESHGDVGDKANDAIRVDGQDLRVKVVGEGGNLGLTQLGRIEFAMQGGRVNTDAIDNSAGVDTSDHEVNIKILLNGLVADGDMTVKQRNKLLAEMTDEVGRLVLRNNYAQNTAIANALAQSQDMLHAQQRFMRHLVREGHLDRALEFLPTDRQIRERLSAGQGLTGPETAVLLAYTKITVAEELLHTSLPDDPYLKGLLHAYFPTPLRERFGDRIDTHPLRREITTTVLVNDTVNTGGTTYLHRLREETGASLEEIVRAQTAARAIFRAYPVWDAVESLDNKVEAAVQTRIRLHSRRLVERGTRWLLNNRPQPLQLAETVGFFAERVEQVWQELPKLLRGADLEWYQYIHDELTAAGVPDEVATRVAGFSSAFPTLDIVSVADRMGKEPLDVAEVYYDLADRLTITQLMDRISALPRTDRWQSMARAAIREDLYAAHAALTADVLAVGDGTSTPEERFRMWEQKNAAILGRARTTLEEIQSSDAFDLANLSVAMRTMRTLLRTHS; encoded by the coding sequence ATGCAGACCAAGCTGGACGAAGCAAAGGCCGAGCTGCTCGAAAGGGCCGCCCGGGTAGCTGAGAACAGCCCGGTCGGGGGGCACCTACCGACTGGGACGACGAGCGAGGGCACCCCGGACACCCCGGACCGCGAATCCGTGCTCGCGTTCCTCCAGCGCTACTACCGGCACACCGCCCCGGAGGACCTCGCCGACCGTGACCCGGTCGACGTCTTCGGAGCCGCTTTCTCGCACTACCGGCTGGCCGAGAACCGCCCGCAGGGCACGGCCAGCGTGCGGGTGCACACCCCGACGGTGGAGGAGAACGGCTGGACGTGCAGCCACACCGTCGTGGAGGCGGTGACGGACGACATGCCGTTCCTCGTCGACTCCGTGACCAACGAGCTGACCCGGCAGGGACGCGGCATCCACGTCGTCGTCCACCCGCAGTTCGTGGTGCGGCGCGACGTCACCGGCCAGCTGATCGAGGTGCTCACCACCCCGCCCTCGGGCGACCTCCCGCACGACGCGCACATCGAGTCCTGGATCCACGTCGAGATCGACCGCGAGACCGACCGCGCCGACCTGAAGCAGATCACCGCCGACCTGCTGCGCGTCCTGTCCGACGTCCGCGAGGCCGTGGAGGACTGGGGCAAGATGCGCGACGCCGCCATGCGCCTCGCCGACTCGCTCTCCGAGGAGCCCCTGCCCGGCGACCTGCCCCAGCCGGAGGTCGAGGAGGCCCGCGAGCTGCTCCACTGGCTGGCGGAGGACCACTTCACGTTCCTCGGGTACCGGGAGTACGAGCTGCGCGGGGACGACTCCCTCGCCGCCGTCCCCGGCACCGGCCTCGGCATCCTGCGCGCCGACCCGCACCACGCCGGTGAGGACAGCCACCCGGTCAGCCCCTCCTTCCAGCGGCTGCCCGCCGACGCCCGCGCCAAGGCCCGCGAGCACCGCCTGCTGGTGCTGACCAAGGCCAACAGCCGGGCCACCGTGCACCGGCCCTCGTACCTGGACTACGTCGGCGTCAAGAAGTTCGACGAGAAGGGGAACGTCGTCGGGGAGCGGCGCTTCCTCGGCCTGTTCTCCTCCGCCGCCTACACCGAGTCCGTCCGCCGCGTGCCCGTCATCCGGCGCAAGGTGCAGGAGGTGCTCGACCGGGCCGGCTTCTCGCCCAACAGCCACGACGGGCGGGACCTGCTCCAGATCCTGGAGACCTACCCGCGCGACGAGCTGTTCCAGACCCCGGCCGCCGAGCTCCAGGCCATCGTCACCTCCGTGCTCTACCTCCAGGAGCGCCGGCGCCTGCGGCTCTACCTGCGCCAGGACGAGTACGGCCGCTACTACTCGGCCCTCGTCTACCTGCCCCGCGACCGCTACACCACGGGCGTCCGGCTGCGGATCATCGACATCCTGAAGGAGGAGCTCGGCGGCATCAGCGTCGACTTCACCGCCTGGAACACCGAGTCGATCCTGTCCCGGCTGCACTTCGTCGTCCGCGTCCCGCAGGGCACCGAGCTGCCCGAGCTGTCCGACGCCGACAAGGAGCGCATCGAGGCCCGCCTCGTGGAGGCCGCCCGTTCCTGGGCCGACGGATTCGCCGAGGCGCTCAACGCCGAGTTCGGCGAGGAGCGCTCCGCCGAGCTGATGCGCCGCTACGGGAGCGCCTTCCCCGAGGGCTACAAGGCCGACCACAGTCCGCGCGCCGCCGTCGCCGACCTGGCCCACCTGGAGCAGCTCGACGACGAGCGGACGTTCGCGCTGAGCCTGTACGAGCCGGTGGGCGCCGGGCCCGAGGAGCGCCGCTTCAAGATCTACCAGAAGGGCGGCTCGGTCTCCCTGTCCGCCGTGCTGCCGGTGCTCAGCCGGCTCGGCGTCGAGGTCACCGACGAGCGGCCCTACGAGCTGCGCTGCGGGGACCGCAGGACGGCCTGGATCTACGACTTCGGCCTGCGCATGCCGAAGGAGGCCGCCGCGGCCGGCGACTACCTCGGCGACGACGCCCGCGAGCGGTTCCAGGACGCCTTCGCCGCCACCTGGACCGGCAAGGCGGAGAACGACGGCTTCAACGCCCTCGTGCTCAGCGCCGGGCTGACCTGGCGGCAGGCGATGGTGCTGCGCGCGTACGCCAAGTACCTGCGCCAGGCGGGCTCCACCTTCAGCCAGGACTACATGGAGGACACCCTCCGCAACAACGTCCACACCACCCGGCTGCTGGTCTCCCTGTTCGAGGCGCGGATGTCGCCGGAGCGGCAGCGCGCCGGGCGCGAGATCGTCGACGCCCTGCTGGAGGAGCTGGACGCCGCGCTCGACCAGGTGGCGAGCCTGGACGAGGACCGCATCCTGCGGTCCTTCCTCAGCGTCATCAAGGCGACCCTGCGCACCAACTTCTTCCAGGAGGCGGCGCCGGGCCGGCCGCACGACTACGTCTCCATGAAGTTCGACCCGCAGGCCATCCCCGACCTGCCGGCCCCGCGCCCGGCGTTCGAGATCTGGGTCTACTCGCCGCGCGTCGAGGGCGTGCACCTGCGCTTCGGCAAGGTCGCGCGCGGCGGCCTGCGCTGGTCCGACCGGCGCGAGGACTTCCGTACCGAGATCCTCGGCCTGGTGAAGGCGCAGATGGTGAAGAACACCGTCATCGTGCCGGTCGGCGCCAAGGGCGGCTTCGTCGCCAAGCAGCTTCCCGACCCGTCCGTGGACCGGGACGCCTGGATGGCGGAGGGCATCGCCAGCTACAAGACCTTCATCTCGGCGCTGCTCGACATCACCGACAACATGGTCGCCGGCGAGGTCGTGCCGCCCAAGGACGTGGTCCGCCACGACGAGGACGACACCTACCTCGTCGTCGCCGCCGACAAGGGCACGGCGACCTTCTCGGACATCGCCAACGAGGTCGCCGGGACGTACGACTTCTGGCTCGGCGACGCCTTCGCCTCCGGCGGCAGCGCCGGCTACGACCACAAGGGCATGGGCATCACCGCCCGCGGCGCCTGGGAGTCGGTCAAGCGGCACTTCCGGGAGCTGGGCGTGGACACCCAGAGCCAGGACTTCACGGTCGTCGGCATCGGCGACATGTCCGGTGACGTGTTCGGCAACGGCATGCTGCTCAGCGAGCACATCCGCCTGGTCGCCGCCTTCGACCACCGGCACATCTTCATCGACCCCACCCCGGACGCGGCCGTCTCCTACGCCGAGCGCCGCCGCCTGTTCGAGCTGCCCCGCTCCTCCTGGGAGGACTACGACACCGCGCTGCTGTCGCCCGGCGGCGGCGTGTTCCCCCGCACGGCCAAGGCCATCCCGGTCAACGCGCACATCCGCGAGGCCCTGGGCATCGAGGAGAAGGTCTCCAAGATGACCCCGGCCGATCTGATGAAGGCGATCCTGAAGGCGCCGGTGGACCTGCTGTGGAACGGCGGCATCGGTACGTACGTCAAGGCGTCCACCGAGTCCCACGGCGACGTCGGCGACAAGGCCAACGACGCGATCCGCGTCGACGGCCAGGACCTGCGGGTCAAGGTGGTCGGCGAGGGCGGCAACCTGGGCCTGACCCAGCTCGGCCGGATCGAGTTCGCGATGCAGGGCGGCCGGGTCAACACCGACGCCATCGACAACAGCGCGGGCGTGGACACCTCCGACCACGAGGTGAACATCAAGATCCTGCTCAACGGCCTGGTCGCGGACGGCGACATGACCGTCAAGCAGCGCAACAAGCTGCTCGCCGAGATGACCGACGAGGTCGGCCGTCTGGTGCTGCGCAACAACTACGCGCAGAACACGGCGATCGCCAACGCGCTCGCCCAGTCCCAGGACATGCTCCACGCCCAGCAGCGCTTCATGCGGCACCTGGTGCGCGAGGGGCACCTGGACCGGGCGCTGGAGTTCCTGCCCACCGACCGCCAGATCCGCGAGCGGCTCTCCGCCGGTCAGGGCCTGACCGGCCCGGAGACGGCCGTCCTGCTGGCGTACACGAAGATCACGGTCGCCGAGGAGCTGCTGCACACCTCGCTGCCCGACGACCCGTATCTGAAGGGCCTGCTGCACGCCTACTTCCCGACCCCGCTGCGCGAGCGGTTCGGCGACCGCATCGACACCCACCCGCTGCGCCGCGAGATCACCACGACCGTGCTGGTCAACGACACGGTCAACACGGGCGGCACCACCTACCTGCACCGGCTGCGGGAGGAGACCGGCGCGTCGCTGGAGGAGATCGTCCGGGCGCAGACCGCGGCCCGCGCGATCTTCCGCGCCTACCCGGTGTGGGACGCGGTGGAGAGCCTGGACAACAAGGTCGAGGCCGCCGTGCAGACCCGCATCCGGCTGCACTCGCGCCGCCTGGTCGAGCGCGGCACGCGCTGGCTGCTCAACAACCGGCCGCAGCCGCTCCAGCTCGCGGAGACGGTCGGCTTCTTCGCCGAGCGCGTCGAGCAGGTCTGGCAGGAGCTGCCGAAGCTGCTGCGCGGCGCGGACCTGGAGTGGTACCAGTACATCCACGACGAGCTGACCGCCGCCGGCGTCCCGGACGAGGTGGCCACCCGCGTGGCCGGGTTCTCCTCCGCCTTCCCGACGCTCGACATCGTCTCGGTGGCCGACCGCATGGGCAAGGAGCCGCTGGACGTCGCCGAGGTCTACTACGACCTCGCCGACCGGCTGACCATCACCCAGCTCATGGACCGCATCAGCGCCCTGCCCCGCACCGACCGCTGGCAGTCCATGGCCCGCGCGGCGATCCGCGAGGACCTGTACGCGGCGCACGCGGCGCTCACCGCCGACGTCCTGGCGGTGGGCGACGGCACCTCGACGCCGGAGGAGCGGTTCAGGATGTGGGAGCAGAAGAACGCGGCCATCCTCGGCCGCGCCCGCACCACCCTGGAGGAGATCCAGAGCTCCGACGCGTTCGACCTCGCCAACCTGTCGGTGGCGATGCGGACCATGCGGACGCTGCTGCGGACGCATTCGTGA